ACATAAGCAGGGGCATCCTCGGCACAGATTAAAGTCTGTCTGAATCAGATTTCTGAGTTCTAAGTCTGAGGGCTGCTTGAACCCTCGTATCTGAAAGTGTTCTAGCCAGTCTCACATCTGCCACTGTTAGTGACTGTATTTGGCAATTGTTTCACGGACTCATGATAAGGGAGCaagataaacaaatatatatagtatgtgaGTATATTATGGTTTGAGTACAGTATATATTATTTGAATATAGTATATATTCAAATCATATGTAGGGTGATGTTGAAAGCTAGGAGTTTGGGACTTTCCACTCTGCATGGGAGAAGGCTAACccacgttatttatttattataagacAAACAAGAGACTACATAAGAAAAGTACGAAAAACTCTCCAAACTTCACTGAACACAAGCAAAAATAGAAAGGCTAGAGGAAAGGATAAGAAAAGAGGGCCTAGCACAAAGGAGAGGCTTGGATGGGACCCTGGGGAGAGAGCCTTCCCCACTGCTACCTCCGCGCCCGCCCCATCGCCAGTGTCCCAAAGAAGAGGCCCTGGGCTAGGCAAGTGGAGAAGAGGAAAGCAGAGACACATTTTTTCAAacaccacaaataaataaataaatacgttaAGCAAGAAAATAACCTATTAGGCACCGCTTGAAAGGCAGCAGCCCTCAGGGGTCGGGCAGGCCGCACCCTCTACCTGCAGGTGGCGGCAACGCGGTCCAGATCAGCCGAGACTGGGAAGCCGTCACCTGAGGTCCCGGCCCGGTGCCTGTCGTTACTCTTGGATGTGCACCTCCAGAAGCTTGGGTGAAGGAGAAAGCCTAGTGGAGCTGCAGCCAAGCTCCCGGGCGGCCCCCGGGGAAAGTGCGCCCTGTCCTTCCTGGCCTAATGCAGACCAGCGCCCCGGGAGTGCCCAGCTCTTGGTCTTTGAAACTAAAAGAGCCGTTTGTCAACCGGGCGGGAGGATGGCTTCCATTACaagccctcctcccccaccaaagCCCAGAATCTTTTAAAACCCCCTAGTCGCTTGTTCTCAGCTCCTTTTTGCTCCAAAGTGGGCTTTGGATAAGGACTGCAGGATGCCTGGGGTTCGAAGCACGGGACCGATTTTACTAAGCACCTGGCTCCGCTCTGGGTGCCgtgggaggggcggaggggcTCATCGAAGTGCGCACCTTCCTTCACCCGAGGGTGGGAGAAAGGACCAGCTGCCGAGATCCTTCTCAAGTCTGACTTCCTTTGAAGTAGGGCTGCAGAAAGGGAGAGTGGTGGTTCTCGAGACTCCGCTAGAGGCATCAAGCAGAATCTGGCGAGCGAGGGGCCCTGCAGGGCACGGCTGAGGGCTAGCTGGGTTTTCCCGAGGGAAACCCGTGGCGGTAACCGTGGCTCAGCTTAAACAGAAACGACGGCTGGCGGGGCTGAGGGTCAGGCTCAGCTGGCGACGTTAGTAAGTTCGCGATCTGCACCAGTAGGACGGGGCGGAAAGAAAGACCGAAATTGCCAAGGGAGGGGCAAAGAGGGATGCAGAAGTGCAATCGCAGGGGAGGAAGAAGCGAAAGAGGAGAAAGGGGCCCGCTAGTCTTCCCAGTTTATAAGCAAAGCGTCCAATCCCACCTTTGTCGCGCGCCTTTCCCGGGTCTCCACCAGAAGCGCGCAGTGTCCTAGCCCCGCTTTTCCCATTGCACCCTGACTCCTGGGATACTTTCACCTCTCGCACCCGGCCTTCCTTTCTCCTCATCCTCCCCTTCTCTTGGTACAAAGCTCCTGCTTGGCCCTGGGCTCAGAGAGTAGTGATCCGGGACGTGCAGGTGCCATTACGGAAGACGCCGCCGGACTCCAGGTTCTCAGGCTGGAAGTCCTCCACACTGTAGGCGCGGCTTTTGAGGGCCGTGGCGTAGTAGTCGACTGGCTCCTCGGCGGCGTTGTCCATCCAGCTGAGGCAAAGGATGCGCTGGAAAGAGCGCTTGAAGTTGTCTGAAAGGAAGCCATAGAGGATGGGGTTGGCGCAGCTGTTGGCATAGCCGAGGATGACCGACAGCTGGCTCACCGTGGCGTCGTCCTGCTCTGCGAACACGTTGACTAGCTGCACCACATAGAAAGGCATCCAGCAGATGACaaacaccatcaccaccatcatcaccatcagggTGATCTTGCGCTCTGAGCGCTTGCGCTGTTGCCAGCCGGCCTTGAGGGCCACCATGCGCATTTTGGCGATGATGAGCACGTAGCACAGGCAGATGGCCCCGACGGGCAGCAGAAAGCCCATGAGAAAAGTGTACAACACGAAGCCCACCAGCCAGCGCTGGGCGGGCTCGGGCATGAGCATGTTGCAGGCCACCGTGCCGTCACTGTTGGCCGCCGTGCGCGAGAAGACCACGATGGGCAGAATGACAAGCAGCGATAGCACCCACACGCCCAGATTCACCACCTTGGCCACGGTGGGCCGGCGGTAGCGTGCTGCCTTGATAGGGTGCACCACGGCCACGTAGCGGTCCACGCTAAGCACAGTAAGACAGTAGATGCTGGTGAACATGTTGACTGCGTCCACGCTGAGCACGAGGCGGCAGAGCAGCGCGCCAAAGGGCCAGTGGCGAAGCAACGTGGAGGTGACCAAGAAGGGCACGCTGAGCATGAGCAGCTCATCGGCGATGGCCAGGTTGAGGATGTAGATGTTGGTGGCCGTCTTCATCTTGGCGTAGCGCAGGATCACGTAGATGACCATGGAGTTCCCACACAGCCCCACCAGGCACACCACGGAGTAGATGAAAGAGATGAGGATAGCGCTGCCCTGGCCCTCGCTCAAGGTCCCGTTCTGGGACGCATTTCGCCCCGGCTCCTCCATCCCGTCTGCAGCTCCGGCCCCGGGGCCCCTGCTGCCGCCGCCTTCCCCACAGCtgcctgggctggggctaggagaggagggagaggaggcggTGCCATTGGGGAACATCTCAGCTGATGGGGGCCGATGGGGCTGCCAGGGCTGGGGCGTTCTCCTAGCGCCCCCGCCGCTTGCGCTGTCACTTGGCACCCCGGCCGTTCGCCCGCAGCTCACAGCCGCTGGGCGCCTGGGGGAAGCGCTCAGAGACTGCAGGGAGCGCGGCTCCACCGGCGCCGGCGGAGCGCATCGCCCAGCGGCTGCCTGCGCGCAGCCGCTCGCCGTTCCAGGGCACCTGGGCACACGCGAACGTGGAGAGGAGAGGCCGGGAGACTAGGGCCCCGCGCGGCACAGCCATTAACTGCCGCGGCTGTGGGCTGGTGAATGATTAATAGGCACCACCCGCGCGTCAGCAGCTAcgaaaatgggggggggggagggggcggagaaagagagggaggtagGCGATATCGGTGGCTTATCACCCCTCGCCCAATATTTTCCTTCCCAGTTTTGAGCTCCGATCGACTAGAGCAGCTGCTTCTGGGGTTCCCCTGCAGCACCCCTTTACCCATCCTTCAGGGGGACCTGGGGAGTTTCTCCGCATTACTGGAGGGTGGATAGGAAACAAAGGTGGAGATTCTGTCCCATCCCACCCTGCTTCTATCCAAAGCAAAGATTGAAGCAGACCCTAGGCACGGATGTCTGGAGTTCATCTCCGTTTCCCTCACTTGCTGCCCCACCCTGGGGGACCCACTCCCGTCCAGTCGTCCGGGGCCCCAAACTcccacctccccgcccccgcctgcCCTGCCCCTGAGAACCGCTGCGGAAGTCCTTACCCAGGGCACGCTACCTCCAGACCGACGCGTAGATGGCCCGTGCAAAGTGCCTGTGCGGTCTGGTAGCGCGGTGACGTTCTTCGTGCGGTCCCACTCCTTTCCTTGGGCGGGACCCCAGCACAGGCGCCCACTCAGATTTACTCTGAAGAGTCGCGGAAACTGACCCTACGCCGCGAACGTTAGGAGGAAAGAGGACAGCAACTGTGCATTAGGGACTCCTGCGTTACAACCCCGCAGGCAGCTCTTCTAGGGAGGGAGTGTTCGGAGGCTTGAGAAAACCATTGCGAATCTCTAAATACAGCTTGTAGTGCCCAGAGCCCCCTGCGTTTCCCAGAGGAAAATCGACTTTAGAAAGCAGGACGCGCTCCTGGGGGCACAGAAGGAGCCCGAGGCTCCCCCCgcctccctctccccgccccctcccctcccaaacGTGCCAGGCGCGATATTGGAAATCCATCTAGGTGTTCGCTGGGAATAGATACGGCTGCGACGCTTGCAAAGGCTCCGCCCGCATCCCTGATGTACTTTGTACCCGGGAGAATTGGTGGGCCCCGGGGGAGGAGAGTGTATAGGCCTGGGAGAGCAGGGATGCCAGTCGGGGCCGGCAGGTGATCAGACCTGTCACCAACTCCAGGAACATCAGGACGACCTTCGAGTCTCTCAGTGAAATACTTAAGATTGCAGCCTTTTCTGAGGCCCCTGGATGTGTGCCACGTGCC
This sequence is a window from Mesoplodon densirostris isolate mMesDen1 chromosome 4, mMesDen1 primary haplotype, whole genome shotgun sequence. Protein-coding genes within it:
- the SSTR1 gene encoding somatostatin receptor type 1 isoform X1; the encoded protein is MFPNGTASSPSSPSPSPGSCGEGGGSRGPGAGAADGMEEPGRNASQNGTLSEGQGSAILISFIYSVVCLVGLCGNSMVIYVILRYAKMKTATNIYILNLAIADELLMLSVPFLVTSTLLRHWPFGALLCRLVLSVDAVNMFTSIYCLTVLSVDRYVAVVHPIKAARYRRPTVAKVVNLGVWVLSLLVILPIVVFSRTAANSDGTVACNMLMPEPAQRWLVGFVLYTFLMGFLLPVGAICLCYVLIIAKMRMVALKAGWQQRKRSERKITLMVMMVVMVFVICWMPFYVVQLVNVFAEQDDATVSQLSVILGYANSCANPILYGFLSDNFKRSFQRILCLSWMDNAAEEPVDYYATALKSRAYSVEDFQPENLESGGVFRNGTCTSRITTL
- the SSTR1 gene encoding somatostatin receptor type 1 isoform X2; its protein translation is MEEPGRNASQNGTLSEGQGSAILISFIYSVVCLVGLCGNSMVIYVILRYAKMKTATNIYILNLAIADELLMLSVPFLVTSTLLRHWPFGALLCRLVLSVDAVNMFTSIYCLTVLSVDRYVAVVHPIKAARYRRPTVAKVVNLGVWVLSLLVILPIVVFSRTAANSDGTVACNMLMPEPAQRWLVGFVLYTFLMGFLLPVGAICLCYVLIIAKMRMVALKAGWQQRKRSERKITLMVMMVVMVFVICWMPFYVVQLVNVFAEQDDATVSQLSVILGYANSCANPILYGFLSDNFKRSFQRILCLSWMDNAAEEPVDYYATALKSRAYSVEDFQPENLESGGVFRNGTCTSRITTL